The sequence GCTGTTGCCCCAGGTGGAGATGCATAACCTGGCTCCGGCGCTTTCCGATCAGGGGCAGGGCAGCCTGCTGATGGCGGCACTGCCGTTGATCTTTACCTCTTTCGGCTTCCATGTGTGCATCCCTCCTCTGGTGGATTACCTCGAGGGTGATGTTCGCTCACTGCGCAAGGTGTTCCTGATGGGCAGCGCCCTGCCGCTGCTGTGCTATACCCTGTGGCTGCTGGCGGTATTCGGTCCTCTGGGGCAGGCGCAGCTGGCGAGCCTGGCTCAGGGGGACAGCCTGGCCAACCTGGTGAATGCCATCGCCACCCTCACCGGTTCCAGCAGCATCGCCACCCTGGTGACCCTGTTTGCCGATCTGGCTCTGGTCACCTCCTTCATCGGGGTGACCTTGAGCCTGTTCGAGTACCTGGCGGAGCTGCGTCAGGGCCAAGGCGGCCGGGTCGGCACCTGGCTGATCACCTTTGTTCCCCCTCTGGTGCTGGCGCTGGCGCTGCCGGAGGGGTTCATTGCCGTGCTGGGGTTTGCGGCGGTGCCGTTGGCGGTGCTGATCGTCTTTCTGCCGGTGGCGGCGGTGCTGAAGCTGCGCGACAGTGTTGACGCTCCCTACCGGGTAGCGGGCGGCACACCGGCATTGATTCTGGCGACACTGTTGGGAGCGCTCATCGTTCTGGCCCAGTTGATGTGAGGCCTTGTTAGTCTATTCGCTGGATTATGAACCTGATTTCCCGCCAAATTGCTTCATGATGTTACAGCGAGGTTATTCCGCACAATCGCTTGTGATAGAGTGTTCCGGACTATTCTGGCGGCAGGTGAGCCTGCCGCCACCCACCCTAAAGGATCATCCGTCCGTGTATTAAGAGACGGAATCTGAGAAGGAAACAGCAATGAGAGCTTGGTTAACCGCGGCAGTGGTAGCACTGCCGCTGACGGCGCTTGCCGACGAGGGCATGTGGCAGCCCTATCAAATCCCCTCCCTGGAGGACAAACTGACGAAGATGGGCCTGGAGATCGACGCCAAGTCCATGGCGGATCTGGGTGCCTTCCCCATGAACGCCATCATCAACTTCGGTGGCTGTACCGCCTCTTTCGTCTCTCCCGATGGCCTGGTGGTGACCAACCACCACTGTGGTTATGGCGCCATCCAGTACCACTCCACTCCGGAAGACAACATCCTGGAGAACGGCTTCCTGGCCAAGACCCGCTCTGAAGAGAAAGAGCCGGTACCTGGCTACAAGATCTGGGCCACCGAGTCCATGGTCGACGTCACCGACAAGGTGTTGTCCGGCACCAAGTCGGCCAAGAACGGCGAGGAGTACTACAACACCATCGAGAACAACACCAAAGCCCTGGTGGCCGAGTGTGAAGTGAGCGATGACTACCGTTGTGACGTGTACAACTTCCACCGCGGCGCCCAGTACTTCCTGATCAAGGAGCTGGAGATCCGTGACGTGCGTCTGGTGTACACCCCCTCCATGTCCGTGGGCAAGTACGGCGGCGACATCGACAACTGGATGTGGCCCCGTCACACCGGCGACTACTCCTTCTTCCGCGCTTACGTGGGTAAAGACGGTCGTCCCGCTGACTACAGCGAAGAGAACGTGCCCTTCCAGCCCGAGCGTTTCCTCAAGGTTTCTGCCAAGGGTGTTGAGAACGGTGACTTCGTGATGGTGGCGGGCTACCCAGGCCGCACCAACCGCTACCGCACCGCCGAAGAGGTTCAGACCTACTTCGAAGCGATCTACCCCAAGTCCAAGGTGGCTCGTGAGGAGATCATCGACCTGATCAAGGCGACCTCTGCCGAAGGCAGCGACGCCCGCATCAAGTACGAGAGCACCCTGGCCAGCCTGGCTAACTACGCCAAAAACTTCCAGTCCATGATCGAGGGCTATGCCAAGACCGGCATCCTGGCCAAGAAGATGGGCGAAGAGAAGGCACTGCTGGATTGGATCAACAGCGACAGCAAGCGTGCCAAGCAGTATGGCGACGTAATCAACCAGCTGAACGCGCTGATCGAAGAGGATCACGCCCACCTGGATCGCGACATCATCCTGGGTTACCTGCGCTACAACCAGATGACCAGCATCGCTGCCCGTCTGTATCGCCTGTCCCAGGAAAAGCAGAAGCCTGATCTGGAGCGCGAGCCTGGCTATCAGGAGCGTGACTGGGATGGCATCAAGGCCGCCATGCAGCGTGTAGACCGTCGTTACGACGTCGAGGTGGACAAGGCTATCCTGGCCCTGCAACTGGGCAAGTACGCTCAGCTGCCCGCGTCCGAGCACCTGGAAGATCTGGACCGTGTATTTGGCCTGACCGGCAAGTTCGACGCCGACGCGCTGAAGAGCAAGCTGGACTCCATGTACGCCACCACCGACCTGGGCAAGGCGGACACCCGCCTGGCGTGGCTGGACAAGACTCCTGAAGAGTTCCAGGCCAGCAACGACCCCTTCATCCGCTACGCCGTCGCCACTTACGACGCCAAGATGAAGCGTGAGAAGGAAGCCAAGGACCTGTCCGGTCGCCTGCTGCAGGTTCGCCCTGACTACATGAACGCCATCATCGCCTACAACGAGAGCCTGGGTCTGCCGGTTTACGCCGACGCCAACTCCAGCCTGCGTCTGACCTTCGGCACCGTGGTGCCTTACTCTCCGCAGGATGGCCTGGTCGCCGTACCTTTCACCACCCTGGAAGGCCTGGCCGCCAAGGCAACCGGTGAAGCGCCTTTCCACGCCTCTGAGAAGCAACTTCAGCTGATCAAGGACAAGGTCTACGGCCCCTACAAGCAGGAGTCCCTGGGCAGCGTGCCGGTGAACTTCCTGACCAACCTGGATTCCACAGGTGGTAACTCCGGCTCCCCAACCATGAACGGTCGTGGCGAGCTGGTGGGTCTGCTGTTTGACGGTGTGTATGAGTCCATCACCGCCGACTGGAGCTACAACAACGACCTGAGCCGTTCCATTCACGTGGACAGCCGCTACATGCTGTGGGTGATGAAGTACCTGGACGGTGCCGACAACCTGCTGGAAGAGATGGAAGTGGTTGAGTAAACCCGCCTCTCCTTGAAAAACGCCCCGCTTTGCGGGGCGTTTTTGTTGGTGGGGTAGGAAGAGAAGCGGGAAAGGGTGGATTACATCTTGCCAAGGCATATGGGAATTTCATAAGCTAAGTGTCTGACGCGGCTATCGTATAATGGCCATTACCCGAGCTTCCCAAGCTCGTGATGAGGGTTCGATTCCCTCTAGCCGCTCCAAGATTCCCGTAAAAAACCGGCTCAATGAGCCGGTTTTTTAGTTTCTGTGTTTTACTTTTCATCCAGAATCTTCTGCAGTGCCGGACTGAAGCGACTGACCGGGCCCGTGGGGCCGCGCTCCACCAGCATCACCGCCAGGTCCAGCTCTCTGGCCAGAGAGAGGGCTTTGGCCGGAGTCAGCACCATCATGGCGGTGGCGTAGCCATCGGCGACGGCGCAGCTGGGGTGGAGCACGGTCACCGACAGGGGGCCGGAGGTGGCCGGAAAACCGGTGCGCGGGTCGATGATGTGTCCCAGGGTCTGGCCCTGGGCCTGTATTGCGGTGACGTAGTTGCCCGAGGTGGCCATGGCCATGTCGGTCAGTGGCACTACCTGCTGAAACTCCAGGCTCAGTTTTTCGGGACGGGTGACCGCCACCTGCCAGCGCCTTCCCTGGGGCGAGTGGCCCCGACTGCGAAGCTCACCGCCCACTTCCACCAGGAAGTGCCTGATGTCCATCTGCATCATGGCCTCGGCGATGAGATCCACCCCATAGCCTTTGGCAATGGCAGAGGGGTTGAGCTCCAATCCCTGAATGGTCTTGATGAACCTGCCCTCTCTTAGCTGAAATCCTTCCATGCCGGTCCTGCTGCGTACCCGCTCCAGTTGTCCCAGGGTTTTATGACTCAAGTCCCTGGGGCGCACTCCAAATCCCCAGAACTCGATGACCGGGCCCAAGGTGATGTCCAGGGCACCATCCGTCTGTCTGTGTATGCGCTTGGCCAGGCTCAGCACCCGCACCGTCTCTTTCGATACGCCAATGGACTGGCCAACCGGTGCGCGGTTGAGGGCGACAACTTCGGAGTCTTGGCGAAACACCGACAGGGTGTTGTTGATTCTCTCCAGCTGGCGCTCGACCCGGTGCAGCACCTGGGCCGGATTTTGTTCCGGACTCTGCTGTTGCCAGCGGATGCTGTAGCTGGTGCCCATGGTATTGCCATGCAGCTGACGCACAGGGCTGCTGGCGGATGCACTGAGGCTCAGCAGCATCAACACCAGCCAAAGGGGAGTGAGCAGAGAGTGAGAAGATGGGGTCATGTTGGCCTCCAGAAAAAAGCCGGCCGCAAGGGCCGGCAACAAGGGGCGGAATCCTTCCCCTTAGAGGTTGGCAGCTTCCTTACCTGCGATGCGGCCAAACACGGTCACATCGGTGATGGCGTTGCCGCCCAGGCGATTGGTGCCATGGGTCAGGCCGGTGACTTCACCGGCGGCGAACAGACCGGGGATCGCCTGGCCGTTGTCGCCGATGACCCGGGTGTGGGTGTCGGTGACCAGGCCGCCCATGGTGTGGTGCACCGAGGGCTTGGCCACCAGCATGTAGAAGGGGGGCTTGAGCAGGGTCTTGAGGCCACCGCGATGGTTGAACTGCTGATCCTGGCCTGCCTTGGCAAACTGATTGACCTGAGCTACCTGGGCCATCAGGGCCTGCTTGTCGATGCCGAACTTGTCGGCCAGCTCTTCGATGCTGTCGGCCTTATACATGAAGCCTTTGCGGTGAAGCTCGTCGAACTCCTCCTTGTGCACATCCACGGTGTGGGCGTACTTCTCGATCTCCTGGCCCCAGAGCACATAGGCTTGCTGGTTGGTCTGCGCCAGGATGGCGCGGCTGATGACATCACGACGCTCCAGCTCCTCCACAAAGCGGTTGCCCTCCTTGTTCACCAGGATGGCACCGAAGAAACGAGAGTCGGCGATCAGGGAGATCACTCCGGTGTCCACATGGCAGATGGGGTAGGTCTGGATGTAGTTCATGTTGGCGGTCTTGGCCTTGAGCTTTTCCGCCATCACAATGCCGTCGCCGGTGATGCCGCGGGCATTGGTGGTGCCGTAACGGTTGTCCAGCTCAGGGACAAACTTGGTGCGCATCGCCACATTGGCGCCGAAGCCGCCGGTGGCCAGGATCACGCCCTTAGCGGCGTTGTAGACCATCTTCTTCCCATTGTGCTCCGCTTCCACGCCGATAACCCGTCCGCTCTGATCCTTGATTAGGGCGGTGGCTGTGGTGCGGGTGTGGATGGGGATCTGAAGTTCGTCGGCCTTGGCCATAAACTTGCTGATCCACTCGGCGCCGGTGTGGTTCTTGGGGATCAGGGCGCGCTTGACGCTGTGGCCGCCAAACTGGAACAGCTGGTCTTTGTAGAAGTCGACTTTGATGTAGTCGCGCAGCCACTCGGCCGCAGGCAGCGACTGCTCCGCCAGGATGCGAACCATTTCAGGATCGCCCTTGTAGTCGCCCCCTTTCAGGGTGTCCTTGATGTAGAGCTCGATGTTGTCTTCGATGCCCATCTTCTTCTGAACCCAGTTGCCGGGCACATTCATCTGGCCGCCGGTGATCAGGGAGTTACCTCCAACCGTGGGCATCTTTTCGATGATCACCACCTTGGCACCGGCGTTCTTGGCGGTGATGGCGGCGCTGAATCCGGCTCCCCCTGACCCAACCACCACCACGTCGAAGTTCTGCTCTGCGTCCAGGGCTTTCTCTTTCTTGCCGGCCTTGGCGGCACCGGCAATCAAGGTAACGCCGGCGGCATCCAGGGAGTTGTTGACCGCCTCTTTGAAGGCGCCAGAGGTGATGGTGGCACCGCTGATGCCGTCCACTTCGGTGCTGTTGGCCTGGAGCATGGCGTCCTTCATTTCGGTGAACACCGCACCGGCCAGCACTTTGTTTTCGTTCTGCTTCAGGATCTGGATATCCACCAGCTGACCGCCCTTGGTTTCGGTCTGAACCTGAATCTCACCGTGTTTGCCAAAGGCCTTGCCCTGACTGGTGACGCTGGGTTGTTCGGTCTGGGCGCTGCAGCCCGCCATCAGCGCCAGGATGGCGCCGCAGATAAGAGATTTCTTAATCATTCAGTAGTCCTCTCGATCAGAAGCTGAAGCCAACGGCCAGGCCGTACTCGATGCCATCGTTGGGCGTGGCCCCCCAGCTGTCGAACTGGGTCAGATGCAGCTTGGTGTAGACGCCATCTCCCAGGCTGGTTTTCAGGGTGGTGATGATCTGGTGGCCGTAGCTGTCGTAGCCCAGGGTGCTCTGGTGCTCGTCGTCCCGGCCGAACTGACCCTCGTAGTTGATGCTGAGGGAGTGTTTGAGGCCCAGGAACTGCAGCGGATAGCGCGCATTGATCACCGCGGCGCCCCCGGTCAGGCCGTCGAAGCTGGCGTTGGTGGGGCTGAAGGAGGCGGCGGAGTAGTTCACCCCCAATCCGGCATTAATGAACAGCTGGCCATATTTACGGTTGGTGGTGAAACCCAGGTAGAGGTTGTCCTCCATCACGGTGCGGTTGGAGGAGAGGAAGTTCTGCAACCACCAGTTGTAGGCGGAGTCGCCAATCTGTTTGTCGACGATGGCCAGGGATTTAACCGTCAGTTTGCCGTCGGCGCCATGTTGGGCGTCTTTGACTTCACCGGGGTTTTCCAGTTTCACGTAGGCGAACAGGGTGCCCCAGTCTGCTTTGTTGAAATGGCTCAGCTTCAGAAACGGCTGGTCATAGGCGCCGCGATTATCATCCTTGGTGTCTGAGGTGTAGGCCTTGTAGCCGATGTCCAAAGAGGTGGCGGAGAGGGCCGGGGTGGCAACCAGGGCGATGGTTGCCGCCAGGAGTTTGAGTTTCATAATAAGTGTCCCCTTATAATTGACGGAGACAGAATAACTATTGGCTCAGGGATTAATGTGAGTTGGTTCGCGCTGATTTTTAAGTGAAATATAACTCTGTGGCTTTAGGAAGTAATGGAAAAAGGTTTATAAATTTCACCTGGATGCTGTGGGGTAATTAACACAATCGGCCGAACTTTAGAGGTCTTTTCCCCGACAGATAAACTCAATGTCAAATGCGCGTCAAAACATCCGATGGCTTCGACATTATTTTCACCAAAATAAAAAATGGCGACCGGGTAGGCCGCCATTTTTCTGCTAGGACTGTATCTGCAGTCTGGCGCAAAAATGCCCCTGCTCCCTCGATGTATTGAACTGCCATCCCAGCTGTTTGGCCAATCGCCTGACCAGCATCAGTCCCAGGCCAAAACCGCTGTGATTGTCTTCGCTGGTGGGATTGCTGATGGTTATCGACTCCCCCTGCTGGCGAATCACCACTCCCTGGGCACCGTGTTCCATGGCGTTGCGGATCAGGTTATTGAGCATGATGGCCAGGGGCTCTTTCAGAAGCCGGAGCCGGGTGTCGTCCCTTTCGATGTCGATGTGCGTCAGATAGCCCTGAGCCTGACGTTGGCCTGAAACCACCTCTTCCAGCAGCTGCCCAAGCTCGACCTCCTCCTCATCAAGGGGGCTGCACTCCTCATTGGTGAGCCACAGCAGGGTCTCGGTGATCGATTTCATCTGGGCTGTGGCCTGACTGGCGTGCAGGGTGGGGCCGCTGAGCTGCCCCTGCTGGAGGTTGAGGATCTCAAAGGAGGATTGGCAGATGGCGATGGGGGTGCGCAGCTCGTGGCTGGCAAAGCGAAGGAAACTGAGTTCCCTCTGCTGTGCCTCCTGAAGTTTTTTCAGGGAGTTATCCAGGGCGTCCACGATGGACTGCAGTTCGGCGTAGCACTGTTTGGGGAAGCTGAATGGCTTCATGTTCTGCCAGTCGTGCTGTTTGATGGCGCGGCTGATCTGGTGCACCGGGGTGATCACCTGGTTTTGCATGTAGAACGCCAGGCTGGCGACCACGAAGAAGGTCATGGTGATCAGCAGCAGTATGGCGGTCATGTTTTTGGGGGCGAACACCAGGTCGTGGGTGGCGTCGTACCTGAGCCAGATGAAGTAGGTCTGGCCATCGCTGCCCTGGTAATTCATCAGGGCATCGATGTAGGCACCGTCATCGTGATGATGGAGTACCCCCTGCTCTGGCATCGGTCGCTTGTTGTCGTTGAGTTGTTTCGCCAGTTCCGGAACCTCTGACCAGCGCCGGTAGACCCTGAGGTTCTGTGTTTCATAGGGCTGGTCAGTCAGCTGAAACCACTGCTGCGCGGCCTGCCCGGCGTTGGTCATGGTGATCT is a genomic window of Ferrimonas sp. YFM containing:
- a CDS encoding S46 family peptidase; amino-acid sequence: MRAWLTAAVVALPLTALADEGMWQPYQIPSLEDKLTKMGLEIDAKSMADLGAFPMNAIINFGGCTASFVSPDGLVVTNHHCGYGAIQYHSTPEDNILENGFLAKTRSEEKEPVPGYKIWATESMVDVTDKVLSGTKSAKNGEEYYNTIENNTKALVAECEVSDDYRCDVYNFHRGAQYFLIKELEIRDVRLVYTPSMSVGKYGGDIDNWMWPRHTGDYSFFRAYVGKDGRPADYSEENVPFQPERFLKVSAKGVENGDFVMVAGYPGRTNRYRTAEEVQTYFEAIYPKSKVAREEIIDLIKATSAEGSDARIKYESTLASLANYAKNFQSMIEGYAKTGILAKKMGEEKALLDWINSDSKRAKQYGDVINQLNALIEEDHAHLDRDIILGYLRYNQMTSIAARLYRLSQEKQKPDLEREPGYQERDWDGIKAAMQRVDRRYDVEVDKAILALQLGKYAQLPASEHLEDLDRVFGLTGKFDADALKSKLDSMYATTDLGKADTRLAWLDKTPEEFQASNDPFIRYAVATYDAKMKREKEAKDLSGRLLQVRPDYMNAIIAYNESLGLPVYADANSSLRLTFGTVVPYSPQDGLVAVPFTTLEGLAAKATGEAPFHASEKQLQLIKDKVYGPYKQESLGSVPVNFLTNLDSTGGNSGSPTMNGRGELVGLLFDGVYESITADWSYNNDLSRSIHVDSRYMLWVMKYLDGADNLLEEMEVVE
- a CDS encoding FAD:protein FMN transferase, encoding MTPSSHSLLTPLWLVLMLLSLSASASSPVRQLHGNTMGTSYSIRWQQQSPEQNPAQVLHRVERQLERINNTLSVFRQDSEVVALNRAPVGQSIGVSKETVRVLSLAKRIHRQTDGALDITLGPVIEFWGFGVRPRDLSHKTLGQLERVRSRTGMEGFQLREGRFIKTIQGLELNPSAIAKGYGVDLIAEAMMQMDIRHFLVEVGGELRSRGHSPQGRRWQVAVTRPEKLSLEFQQVVPLTDMAMATSGNYVTAIQAQGQTLGHIIDPRTGFPATSGPLSVTVLHPSCAVADGYATAMMVLTPAKALSLARELDLAVMLVERGPTGPVSRFSPALQKILDEK
- a CDS encoding aromatic amino acid transport family protein translates to MNTKLVGATLIVAGTSIGAGMLALPIAVANIGFWPAIALMLLIWGLSGYTALLLTEANLATGRGLNFHRMMGESLGRGGQLLCSASFLALLYALTAAYLTGGASLVALKAKSLLAVELGGSSATLIFACTLGLVAAFGVRYVDLLTRGLFSLKMVALAILVVLLLPQVEMHNLAPALSDQGQGSLLMAALPLIFTSFGFHVCIPPLVDYLEGDVRSLRKVFLMGSALPLLCYTLWLLAVFGPLGQAQLASLAQGDSLANLVNAIATLTGSSSIATLVTLFADLALVTSFIGVTLSLFEYLAELRQGQGGRVGTWLITFVPPLVLALALPEGFIAVLGFAAVPLAVLIVFLPVAAVLKLRDSVDAPYRVAGGTPALILATLLGALIVLAQLM
- a CDS encoding flavocytochrome c, which codes for MIKKSLICGAILALMAGCSAQTEQPSVTSQGKAFGKHGEIQVQTETKGGQLVDIQILKQNENKVLAGAVFTEMKDAMLQANSTEVDGISGATITSGAFKEAVNNSLDAAGVTLIAGAAKAGKKEKALDAEQNFDVVVVGSGGAGFSAAITAKNAGAKVVIIEKMPTVGGNSLITGGQMNVPGNWVQKKMGIEDNIELYIKDTLKGGDYKGDPEMVRILAEQSLPAAEWLRDYIKVDFYKDQLFQFGGHSVKRALIPKNHTGAEWISKFMAKADELQIPIHTRTTATALIKDQSGRVIGVEAEHNGKKMVYNAAKGVILATGGFGANVAMRTKFVPELDNRYGTTNARGITGDGIVMAEKLKAKTANMNYIQTYPICHVDTGVISLIADSRFFGAILVNKEGNRFVEELERRDVISRAILAQTNQQAYVLWGQEIEKYAHTVDVHKEEFDELHRKGFMYKADSIEELADKFGIDKQALMAQVAQVNQFAKAGQDQQFNHRGGLKTLLKPPFYMLVAKPSVHHTMGGLVTDTHTRVIGDNGQAIPGLFAAGEVTGLTHGTNRLGGNAITDVTVFGRIAGKEAANL
- a CDS encoding outer membrane protein OmpK; translation: MKLKLLAATIALVATPALSATSLDIGYKAYTSDTKDDNRGAYDQPFLKLSHFNKADWGTLFAYVKLENPGEVKDAQHGADGKLTVKSLAIVDKQIGDSAYNWWLQNFLSSNRTVMEDNLYLGFTTNRKYGQLFINAGLGVNYSAASFSPTNASFDGLTGGAAVINARYPLQFLGLKHSLSINYEGQFGRDDEHQSTLGYDSYGHQIITTLKTSLGDGVYTKLHLTQFDSWGATPNDGIEYGLAVGFSF
- a CDS encoding HAMP domain-containing sensor histidine kinase; translation: MARKLSLKRTYQLYGIGFLVLTLAINSIIPLCMMCTGMFSMHEITMTNAGQAAQQWFQLTDQPYETQNLRVYRRWSEVPELAKQLNDNKRPMPEQGVLHHHDDGAYIDALMNYQGSDGQTYFIWLRYDATHDLVFAPKNMTAILLLITMTFFVVASLAFYMQNQVITPVHQISRAIKQHDWQNMKPFSFPKQCYAELQSIVDALDNSLKKLQEAQQRELSFLRFASHELRTPIAICQSSFEILNLQQGQLSGPTLHASQATAQMKSITETLLWLTNEECSPLDEEEVELGQLLEEVVSGQRQAQGYLTHIDIERDDTRLRLLKEPLAIMLNNLIRNAMEHGAQGVVIRQQGESITISNPTSEDNHSGFGLGLMLVRRLAKQLGWQFNTSREQGHFCARLQIQS